The genomic region TCTTTGTTGGCCTGTGCCACCATAGGCTGTGATTACCTAGCTAAGGTATAATTCTGAAAGCAATTCACAACGAAATGTTGGTAACTATAAAAGCGCCCTTTGCTGTGATTACCTAGCTAAGGTATAATTCTGAAAGCAATTCACAACAAATCCTCCTCTGCATGATTGAGCCTATTTGCTGTGATTACCTAGCTAAGGTATAATTCTGAAAGCAATTCACAACATAATAGGAGAGCCGGAACACTACAGGCCAGCTGTGATTACCTAGCTAAGGTATAATTCTGAAAGCAATTCACAACCCTCTTGCCTACCATGGGCACAAAAAGGAGGCTGTGATTACCTAGCTAAGGTATAATTCTGAAAGCAATTCACAACTGCATTGTTCTATTTTCATTTTCGCCTAAGGCTGTGATTACCTAGCTAAGGTATAATTCTGAAAGCAATTCACAACTGATTACCTGGAGGAAGTTGAATATTTCCAGCTGTGATTACCTAGCTAAGGTATAATTCTGAAAGCAATTCACAACGGAAATTAAAGGATTAATAAACAGAAGAAAGCTGTGATTACCTAGCTAAGGTATAATTCTGAAAGCAATTCACAACTACAGGTTTCTATCAGTTCCTATGCAAAAACGCTGTGATTACCTAGCTAAGGTATAATTCTGAAAGCAATTCACAACGTAGGAGGCTCGAAGCAGTTTTCATATACAGCTGTGATTACCTAGCTAAGGTATAATTCTGAAAGCAATTCACAACACATAATCTGGCTTTCCTTCAATATCAAAAGCTGTGATTACCTAGCTAAGGTATAATTCTGAAAGCAATTCACAACCACAATAGCGGTGGCATTCATTACACTTGTGCTGTGATTACCTAGCTAAGGTATAATTCTGAAAGCAATTCACAACGGTCAAGGTATTGAAGAGCTTCGAAGGCATGCTGTGATTACCTAGCTAAGGTATAATTCTGAAAGCAATTCACAACGTTACTGATCCGGTAAATTCAGTATCAAATGCTGTGATTACCTAGCTAAGGTATAATTCTGAAAGCAATTCACAACGGAAGAATAACTCATGACAATGTTGAAAGGCTGTGATTACCTAGCTAAGGTATAATTCTGAAAGCAATTCACAACCGTGTGGTTCAGGTGTAATTAATGCTATTAGCTGTGATTACCTAGCTAAGGTATAATTCTGAAAGCAATTCACAACAAGTTGGCTAATAATAAATTTTATGGCATAGCTGTGATTACCTAGCTAAGGTATAATTCTGAAAGCAATTCACAACAATGCTCTGTTCTATTTCCAAAATTACTCTGCTGTGATTACCTAGCTAAGGTATAATTCTGAAAGCAATTCACAACAGCATTTCCAGTTTAAACAGCAGTTTTTTTGCTGTGATTACCTTACTAGGGAGGATCTCCCTGGCATCTTCCCCTAATGATTTCACCTATAATTTTTTTCGTTATTTTAAAAAAACGCATAATGAATATTTTATTTTTAAAATTAAAATTATGTATATCCGCAATGACACCAGTAGCCAAATAAATTAAAAGTGACAGTTAGTGTCAATAGCTTTAGTTAAGTTATTACTCTGTATAAATTGGGTCAAAATAAACGGTTTTGACCATGAATATAATCAACTTCATTAATCGGTTTCCTGACGAGTCTTCCTGTATTAAGTTCATTAGAGAACAAAGGACAAAATCGGGCATCATTTGCAAACGGTGCAGCTGTAACCGTCATTATTGGCTTGAAAACAAGAAGTCCTTTCAATGTGCTTCATGTGGGTTCAGGACCAGCATCAAGAGTGGTACTGTTATGGAAAACAGCAACCTTCCAATTAGGACCTGGCTGCTGGCCATGACCTTCATAACCGCCACTAAGAAGAGCTTCAGTGCCTCAGAGCTACAAAGGCAGCTTGGGATGAAGCGGTATGAACCTGTTTTCAGGATGTACCATAAACTCAGGAAGGTCATGGGACAACGCGATGATATCTATAGGCTTGAGGATATGGTAGAATATGATGAGGCCTTTGTAGGAAAAGCCACCAAAGCCAAATCCCAAAACAAGCTCAAAAGAGGCAGGGGCAGTCAAAAACAGTCCATTGTAGCGGTAATGGCCGAATCGACAGTTTTAGAAAACCCTGAATCCGGAAAGCTTGAAAAGAGCTGTAGATATTTTAAAATGAAGAAGATAAAGAACTTAGAGGCAAAAACAGCCCAAGGTCTGGTCAAAGAATTCATTGATCAGGACTCAGTGCTTCAAACAGATAAGAGTACCACCTTCTCAGATCTGGGTGACTGTATTGAGGTTCATGTCAGAGAGGTCTCTGGAACTGATAAAGGCCATTTTAACCTCAAATGGGTTCATATAGCCATAAGTAATTTAAAGAAACAGCTGCAGACATACCATATGATAAGTGAAAGGATGATGCAAAACTATCTTGATGAGTTTAGTTATAAGCTCAACAGAAAATATTTCGGTCAAAAACTTTTTGACCGGCTCATTATTGCTTCCATTTATCCTTACTGGCATGATTGCGGATAATCATAATTAAAATTAATTTATTCTTTACTTTTTCTAAAAAGTAAAATTTAATTTTTCTAACTTTCTATTAGTTAATTGTGGTTTATTATGCTTTGGAATATTTGATTAGGCCTTATACCCATAAAGTTTAAGAAATGGATCAAAAACTCATTAAAAAAGACCATAGCCAAAAAAGTATTGGATGTAAATCTTAATCTGAAATATTAGTATTAATCCAACCATAAGTCAAAATGGAAAATATTATTGCCTTTTTGATCGGGGTGGGCATTGCATTTATGCGATACTTTGTAGTTGCAGGAGTATCCTTTTTGATTTTTTATAAGTTTTATTTTTATAAATATTTTAAAGCAAAAATTCAGAAAAGATTGGCCAATGGCAAGGATTTTAAAAGGGAGATTTTTCATTCCCTTGTTTCTAATATCATATTTGTTCTTGCAGCAATAATCATTATCCGCGGTCCTTGGGTGGAGTACACCAAAATTTACAGGGATATTACGGCTTATCCCTTATGGTGGATGCCTATTAGCTTGATTTTATCCTTATTTATCCATGACACTTACTTTTATTGGTTACATAGGATATACCATCTTCCCTTATTTTTTAAAACCATACATTGGGTTCATCATAAATCCATTTCCCCTACCCCTTGGGCTTCTTACTCTTTTCATTTTTGGGAAGCATTTACTTTGGTTTTCTTTATTCCAATTCTCGTTTTATCGGTCCCAATTCACCCATTAATGTTTTTGACTTTTAATTTTTGTACATTTACCATAAACGTTTACGGGCATTTGGGATTTGAAATCATGCCCAAGTGGTTTAGGAACTCCTGGTTATTTGAAGTAATAAATAGTTCTGTTTACCATAATCTTCATCATTCAAATTTTAAAGGGAATTATGGACTATATTTTAGAATTTGGGATAGATTGATGGGGACAGAACATTCGGATTATGTAAAAATTTACGATAGCATTCAAAAAAGAAGATTTGGTGAAAAAATAAAAATGGCCCATTAGTTTTACCCAAAAAAAAGTTAACCTTGGGCAGGTCTTTATTTTTTTAATTGAATTAAAATTATCAAAATTTAATAAATGTATTCCCTGGAGAAATATTGAGGAAAAACTTTAACTTTTTTTCAAAATGCTATATGTATTAAGATAAAACAGCCAGCTCATGCACCGTTTTTTTCCACTTCCTTTATTTTCTTTTTACAAGATGGTCAGAAAAAATGGTGGTATTGACCCTTCAAAGCTTAAAAACACCCCTCCATGGCTGTTAAAGATCATATTATTTGAACCTATCAGGTGGATCGAGCTAGCCTTATATGATCAAAAAATCAGTCAACATCAAATTGAAAAGTCTCCCCTTTTTATCCTTGGTTATTATCGCAGTGGAACTTCTTATCTACACCAGTGCTTGGTGCAGGACAACCGTTTTGGTTATCATAGTAATTATCAAATGGTACTACCTGAAATAATGTTAAGTACAGAAAAAAAATTACTACCAATTTTTGAGCTTATTTGTCGGATTTTTAAACTAAAAGATTCCGTGCACAGGGTACCCTTATCTTTTCGCTTTCCCGGTGAAGAGGATGCCACAATGACCACTTATTTAGATGAAAAAGGGGCCCAATGGGGTTACTTCTTCCCTGGGATGATGAATGAACAGTTTAGTAAATATGTGCTTTTCGAGAATATTACAAAATCCGAATTAGAAGCTTGGAAGGATTCGTTTGTTTATCTGCTCAAAAAAATTTCCATAGCGAATCATCAAAAACAACTTGTACTCAAAAGTCCACCCAATACAGCTAGAATAAAATTTTTGCTTTCCATTTTTCCCAAAGCTAAATTTATTTTCATTCATCGTAATCCCTATGAGGTATACGCTTCCAATAAGTGTTTTTGGAAAGTAGTTCAAAAAGTTTACGCTTTACAAAACAGCAATAAGGTCAATGTCAATAAAATAATTTTGGACACCTATTCTCAAATGATGTCACGGTATTTGGAGACAAAAGATTTAATTCCACCAGGGCAATTGACCGAACTCGCCTATATTGATTTCATAAAAAATCCACTGGAAACCCTTCAAAAAACATATCAAACTCTCCACCTTCCAGATTTCGATTATTGTAAAGATAAGTTAAAATCATTTATTGGACCACAGAAGGATTTTGTGCAACTAAAACATACAATAGCTAAAAATGAAAGGGAAATTGTTACTGAAAAACTGGAACCTTTTCTCCGCTATTGGAATTATCCCATATTGTAATTTTCCCCTTTTAGGTAAGTTGCCAATTCATGGATGGTTTGATATTCAAAGATATCTTCTACTTTTATTTTTAATCCATACATATTTGCATTGGCCACCATTTGGAGACTCTGCAATGATGCTCCACCAAGGTCAAAAAAATTCTCATTCACTCCCACCTGTTCAATATTTAATATGTTTTGCCAAATTTCCACCAAAATTTGCTCCTCTTCACACCTTGGCCCTATATAACCAGAAAGTAGCCTTACATCTTCTGGTACTGGAAAAGCCTTCCGGTTAATCTTTCCATTTGGAGTTAAAGGAAATGAGTTCATTGGAATAAGGAAGTTGGGAATCATATAATTAGGAAGTCTTTCACCCAAAAACTCTTTCAATTCTCCCAAATCAAGAGGTTTATCAAAGGCTTTAGGGACAAAATAAGTGACTAATCGTTTTTCGCCAGATTTTTCTTGCCTGGCAAGGGTAATGGCATCTTTTACTATTGGGTGTTGAACCATTAGAGCAGAAATTTCCCCTAACTCCATTCGATTTCCCTGAATTTTAACTTGGTCATCTTTTCTGTCCAAAATTTCAATAGAACCATCAGCCAAATACCTTGCTAGATCACCAGTTTTGTACAATTTAGCCCCTTTCTGGAGGGAGAAAGGGTCAGGTATAAATTTCTTTTCTGTCAATTGGGGCATATTTACATATCCACGGGCTATTCCTTCCCCTCCAATATGAAGCTCCCCTACTACATTTACCGGCAATTGCTGTTGGTACCGGTCTAGAATATAAAGCTGCGTATTGTCAATAGGCTGACCAATGGTAATCCGTGTATCTCCTTTTTTTATTAAACTTATAGAGGACCAAATAGTCGTTTCAGTGGGCCCATACATATTCCACAATTTCCCCACCCTTTCCAAAAGATTATTTGCCAGTTGAAGTGACAAAACATCACCACCACATAAGGCTTTTAAGTTTGGCCTACCTTTCCATTCTGTCTCGAGAAGCAATTGCCAAATTGCAGGGGTGGCCTGCATAATACTTACCTTAAATTTATCTATTGATTCACAAAGCTCCTGGGGTTGTGAGAGCAGCTCATCACTGGCAATAATAATGGTTGCTCCTACCATCAAAGGCAAAAATAGCTCCAAAGCAGCAATATCAAAAGAAAGGGAAGTAATTGCTAACAGGATATCATTCTGACAAATCCCAGGGCTTTTACTCATCGAACAAAGAAAATTTGTCAAAGA from Echinicola jeungdonensis harbors:
- a CDS encoding IS1595 family transposase codes for the protein MNIINFINRFPDESSCIKFIREQRTKSGIICKRCSCNRHYWLENKKSFQCASCGFRTSIKSGTVMENSNLPIRTWLLAMTFITATKKSFSASELQRQLGMKRYEPVFRMYHKLRKVMGQRDDIYRLEDMVEYDEAFVGKATKAKSQNKLKRGRGSQKQSIVAVMAESTVLENPESGKLEKSCRYFKMKKIKNLEAKTAQGLVKEFIDQDSVLQTDKSTTFSDLGDCIEVHVREVSGTDKGHFNLKWVHIAISNLKKQLQTYHMISERMMQNYLDEFSYKLNRKYFGQKLFDRLIIASIYPYWHDCG
- a CDS encoding sterol desaturase family protein, which codes for MENIIAFLIGVGIAFMRYFVVAGVSFLIFYKFYFYKYFKAKIQKRLANGKDFKREIFHSLVSNIIFVLAAIIIIRGPWVEYTKIYRDITAYPLWWMPISLILSLFIHDTYFYWLHRIYHLPLFFKTIHWVHHKSISPTPWASYSFHFWEAFTLVFFIPILVLSVPIHPLMFLTFNFCTFTINVYGHLGFEIMPKWFRNSWLFEVINSSVYHNLHHSNFKGNYGLYFRIWDRLMGTEHSDYVKIYDSIQKRRFGEKIKMAH
- a CDS encoding sulfotransferase family protein, yielding MHRFFPLPLFSFYKMVRKNGGIDPSKLKNTPPWLLKIILFEPIRWIELALYDQKISQHQIEKSPLFILGYYRSGTSYLHQCLVQDNRFGYHSNYQMVLPEIMLSTEKKLLPIFELICRIFKLKDSVHRVPLSFRFPGEEDATMTTYLDEKGAQWGYFFPGMMNEQFSKYVLFENITKSELEAWKDSFVYLLKKISIANHQKQLVLKSPPNTARIKFLLSIFPKAKFIFIHRNPYEVYASNKCFWKVVQKVYALQNSNKVNVNKIILDTYSQMMSRYLETKDLIPPGQLTELAYIDFIKNPLETLQKTYQTLHLPDFDYCKDKLKSFIGPQKDFVQLKHTIAKNEREIVTEKLEPFLRYWNYPIL
- a CDS encoding non-ribosomal peptide synthetase — its product is MKIDPEQLAYIIYTSGSTGTPKGVMISHASLTNFLCSMSKSPGICQNDILLAITSLSFDIAALELFLPLMVGATIIIASDELLSQPQELCESIDKFKVSIMQATPAIWQLLLETEWKGRPNLKALCGGDVLSLQLANNLLERVGKLWNMYGPTETTIWSSISLIKKGDTRITIGQPIDNTQLYILDRYQQQLPVNVVGELHIGGEGIARGYVNMPQLTEKKFIPDPFSLQKGAKLYKTGDLARYLADGSIEILDRKDDQVKIQGNRMELGEISALMVQHPIVKDAITLARQEKSGEKRLVTYFVPKAFDKPLDLGELKEFLGERLPNYMIPNFLIPMNSFPLTPNGKINRKAFPVPEDVRLLSGYIGPRCEEEQILVEIWQNILNIEQVGVNENFFDLGGASLQSLQMVANANMYGLKIKVEDIFEYQTIHELATYLKGENYNMG